A part of Desulfitibacter alkalitolerans DSM 16504 genomic DNA contains:
- a CDS encoding Ger(x)C family spore germination protein: protein MLILLNICLVMISITGCWNNKDVTEINIAAAVGIDKSDDHKIELTVQLVKPDAMKLGEGGGGGKEKAVEVFSITGDTVFECFRNLLIIVNQKIFISHLQLIVIGEQMARDGLSDIMDFFARDHEANRQAGVIIAKGTSAKEILTAESTLEKIPALHILSVLKNNASFAKTQKLMMIDVLKEISSPGKNLTIGVIEGAKEKEKPSLKDMKIEGSAAFKNDKLIGWLNSQETRGLLFTGDQVKSGIINIPNPLNEDKKVAIEMIRSSGKKDVKIKDEKLVFLIEIKEEGNIGDQQGNGDLTTPELIQKLEEEVAGAIEKDIRDIVDLAQKEYQSDIFGFGEIVYRKHLNYWQQVQENWDEEFSSTPVEIKVTAKIRRAGLIKKSILPK from the coding sequence ATGCTGATATTATTAAATATTTGTTTGGTCATGATTTCCATCACGGGATGCTGGAATAATAAAGATGTGACGGAGATAAATATTGCTGCGGCAGTGGGCATTGATAAATCCGATGATCATAAGATTGAATTAACTGTACAGCTGGTTAAACCTGATGCGATGAAGCTTGGCGAAGGAGGGGGCGGGGGTAAAGAAAAAGCTGTAGAGGTATTTTCCATTACGGGGGATACTGTCTTTGAATGCTTTAGAAATCTGTTGATAATAGTAAATCAAAAAATATTTATCAGTCATCTCCAGTTAATAGTAATCGGAGAACAAATGGCAAGAGATGGCTTGAGCGACATTATGGATTTTTTTGCCAGGGATCATGAGGCAAACCGCCAAGCGGGAGTCATCATTGCAAAAGGAACATCGGCAAAGGAAATACTTACAGCCGAAAGTACGCTGGAAAAAATTCCGGCTCTCCATATCTTGTCAGTATTAAAAAATAATGCGTCCTTTGCTAAGACCCAAAAGCTTATGATGATTGATGTTTTAAAAGAAATAAGCAGTCCCGGAAAAAATCTGACGATCGGCGTGATTGAGGGCGCAAAGGAAAAAGAAAAACCGTCGTTAAAAGACATGAAAATTGAAGGAAGCGCTGCTTTTAAGAACGATAAATTAATTGGCTGGTTGAATTCTCAAGAGACCAGAGGGCTGCTGTTCACAGGAGATCAAGTTAAAAGCGGGATTATCAATATTCCTAATCCCCTGAATGAAGATAAAAAAGTAGCCATTGAAATGATACGTTCCAGCGGAAAAAAAGATGTAAAGATAAAAGATGAAAAACTAGTGTTTTTGATAGAAATCAAAGAAGAGGGAAATATAGGCGATCAGCAAGGGAACGGGGATTTAACCACCCCGGAACTGATTCAAAAACTAGAAGAAGAGGTGGCCGGGGCTATTGAAAAAGATATACGGGATATTGTTGATCTGGCCCAAAAAGAATACCAATCCGACATTTTTGGTTTTGGAGAGATTGTGTATAGAAAACATTTAAATTACTGGCAGCAGGTTCAAGAAAACTGGGATGAAGAATTTAGCAGCACACCTGTGGAAATAAAAGTAACTGCTAAAATCAGAAGGGCGGGCTTGATTAAAAAGTCGATCCTGCCTAAATAA
- a CDS encoding putative ABC transporter permease translates to MGDNLAGVVIFFAFYAFIGWILETISASISANRFINRGFLTGPFCPIYGFGAILIIQTYVLLGSISQTESILLIASIGLSMLLTTILEYITGYALEKIFYCKWWDYSKEFLNLHGRVCLKYSLLWGLLTYFLLLVVHPFSIKYFATVPIFAKYILMITLIIFFLFDTMYSVTEVLDLKRLLSVSYKIPITKSYETILTYKRIFLAFPELYFFNIGKFNNEIRSFLHGKVERIKIQIKSRLS, encoded by the coding sequence TTGGGGGATAATCTTGCCGGGGTAGTAATTTTTTTTGCTTTTTATGCTTTTATTGGTTGGATTTTAGAAACAATTTCTGCAAGTATTTCTGCAAATCGTTTTATAAACAGGGGATTTTTGACAGGACCGTTTTGTCCTATATACGGTTTCGGAGCTATCCTGATTATTCAGACATATGTTTTGTTAGGAAGTATTTCTCAGACCGAGTCAATATTATTAATAGCAAGTATCGGTTTGTCCATGCTCTTAACCACAATTCTGGAGTATATAACCGGTTATGCTCTGGAAAAAATTTTTTATTGCAAATGGTGGGATTACAGTAAAGAATTTTTAAATTTGCATGGCCGGGTGTGCCTTAAGTATTCACTACTATGGGGATTATTGACATACTTCCTGCTTTTAGTAGTTCATCCCTTTAGCATTAAATATTTTGCAACAGTACCAATATTTGCAAAATACATTTTAATGATAACTTTAATAATCTTTTTCCTTTTTGATACTATGTACTCGGTTACTGAAGTTCTGGATTTAAAACGCCTGCTTTCTGTGAGTTATAAAATCCCTATAACCAAATCTTATGAAACAATTTTAACCTATAAAAGAATTTTTCTGGCTTTCCCTGAACTGTACTTTTTTAATATAGGCAAATTCAATAATGAAATTAGGAGTTTTCTGCATGGTAAGGTTGAAAGGATTAAAATTCAGATTAAGAGCAGGCTGTCTTAA
- a CDS encoding GerAB/ArcD/ProY family transporter has translation MIKGVKISGVQLSVLIMGFLLGSTSIINVASGANQDAWLAFGMGWAGGFILMGMYAAISLLNPFKTLVEILKDAFGKYCGSAVALLYIWYFIHLASLVLRNFGEYLVIAIFPETPIIFVIICFMLVIAYALKNGLEVIARMSQLFVPLVPFTIIFASLLLLSRMNHNYLFPFLEKGFKPVIKTAFAVLSFPFGEAVAFLMIFPHLNERDSLVKVAYLSLAIIGFLIFIAEIRNLLVLGAEMLTNNYFPSQTVSELIPNIHIDQIISINLLIGGGVKICICIYAAVLGIAQLFNLDDYKPFVLPIVTIVIALSIWVYDNLFEMFYWAVEIWPYYSVPFQIVIPLLLLIKSSINWKKKQEFRGN, from the coding sequence ATGATAAAAGGTGTTAAAATTTCCGGTGTTCAATTATCAGTGTTAATCATGGGTTTCCTCTTAGGAAGCACAAGCATTATCAACGTAGCCTCCGGCGCCAATCAGGATGCCTGGCTGGCATTTGGCATGGGATGGGCTGGCGGATTTATTTTAATGGGTATGTATGCGGCTATATCCTTATTAAACCCATTTAAAACTCTTGTTGAGATATTAAAGGATGCTTTTGGCAAGTATTGCGGCAGCGCAGTAGCTCTCCTCTACATTTGGTATTTTATCCACTTGGCCAGTCTGGTTTTAAGAAACTTTGGGGAATATTTGGTCATCGCTATTTTCCCCGAGACTCCGATTATCTTTGTTATAATCTGTTTTATGCTGGTTATTGCTTATGCCCTTAAAAACGGGTTGGAAGTAATTGCCAGGATGAGCCAATTGTTTGTTCCCCTGGTTCCGTTTACAATAATCTTTGCTTCCCTTTTACTTCTTAGTCGAATGAATCATAATTATCTTTTTCCCTTTCTGGAAAAAGGGTTTAAACCTGTTATCAAGACGGCCTTTGCCGTCTTATCTTTTCCTTTTGGAGAAGCTGTTGCTTTTTTGATGATATTTCCTCACTTAAACGAAAGAGACAGTCTTGTAAAAGTTGCTTATCTTTCACTGGCAATTATAGGTTTCTTAATTTTCATTGCCGAAATCCGAAACCTTTTGGTTTTAGGCGCGGAGATGTTAACAAATAATTATTTTCCCTCGCAGACTGTTTCAGAACTAATACCCAATATCCATATTGATCAGATAATTTCAATTAATTTGTTGATTGGCGGCGGAGTGAAAATCTGTATATGTATTTATGCAGCAGTTCTGGGTATTGCTCAGCTTTTTAACCTGGATGATTATAAACCTTTTGTTTTGCCGATAGTTACAATCGTTATTGCCTTGTCGATTTGGGTATATGATAATTTATTCGAAATGTTTTACTGGGCGGTAGAAATATGGCCTTATTACTCTGTTCCCTTTCAAATCGTTATACCGCTGTTACTGTTAATTAAGTCGTCAATCAACTGGAAAAAGAAACAGGAGTTTAGGGGTAATTAG
- a CDS encoding phasin family protein produces MSNLLERSMNLGFGLFAYSREKIEAVVDELVNKGEVSRKDAQGLVSDLVKKGEQQREEIKKLIKDEIKESLDNVNIARKEDLLTKDDIKNIVREQLIQVLGQNQKSNNQD; encoded by the coding sequence ATGTCAAATTTATTAGAAAGATCAATGAATCTTGGTTTTGGTTTATTTGCTTACTCAAGAGAAAAAATTGAAGCAGTAGTAGATGAACTGGTAAATAAAGGGGAAGTTTCAAGGAAAGATGCCCAAGGACTCGTAAGCGACTTGGTTAAAAAAGGAGAGCAGCAACGGGAAGAAATTAAAAAATTGATTAAAGACGAAATCAAAGAGTCCTTAGACAATGTGAATATAGCAAGGAAAGAAGATTTGCTTACTAAAGACGATATAAAGAATATTGTCAGAGAGCAGCTTATTCAGGTGTTAGGTCAAAATCAAAAAAGCAATAATCAAGATTAA
- a CDS encoding lysophospholipid acyltransferase family protein: MFKSILCLMGILPSHARVKIVHFITKKLIDYYGDLKVGGLENIPEEPVIFVCNHLSNADGLIFRDILAHRRTVFLAGVKLQHEYMTNLVLETIAYIPIYPNQPDRKALINAIRASKDGKDIFIFPEGTRSRTGKMIEGCAGVLFIAKKAGVPLVPVGIWGSEKLLPIQNDNMGQEWFQKAEVNVVFGPAFTLAELGEEKPMEGIMQRIARLLPKEFRGVYA; encoded by the coding sequence TTGTTTAAGTCCATTCTCTGCTTGATGGGAATCTTGCCTTCCCATGCAAGGGTAAAGATTGTACACTTTATCACTAAAAAATTAATAGACTATTATGGCGACCTTAAGGTAGGAGGCTTGGAAAATATACCGGAAGAACCGGTAATTTTTGTCTGCAACCATCTCTCCAATGCCGATGGCCTTATTTTCCGTGATATTTTGGCACATCGGCGGACAGTTTTTTTAGCAGGGGTTAAACTGCAGCACGAATACATGACAAACCTGGTTTTGGAAACTATAGCTTATATCCCTATTTATCCTAATCAACCGGACCGCAAGGCCTTAATAAATGCAATACGGGCATCCAAGGACGGTAAAGATATATTTATTTTCCCCGAAGGTACACGAAGCCGCACGGGAAAAATGATTGAAGGATGTGCAGGGGTTTTGTTCATCGCGAAGAAGGCAGGGGTGCCGTTAGTCCCGGTTGGTATCTGGGGATCGGAAAAGCTGCTGCCTATTCAAAATGACAATATGGGCCAAGAATGGTTTCAAAAAGCTGAAGTTAATGTTGTCTTCGGTCCAGCCTTTACACTGGCCGAGCTAGGTGAGGAAAAACCGATGGAAGGTATTATGCAAAGAATCGCCCGGTTGTTACCGAAAGAATTTCGGGGAGTGTATGCTTAG
- the ubiB gene encoding 2-polyprenylphenol 6-hydroxylase: MTINRYEHLKRYQEIIAVFAGHGFSAFIDQLGLLRYLKIKKRIIRTETENKYAKLSIGERLRLALEELGPTFIKLGQVISTRPDLFSKEIINELEKLQDAVQPLSFTDIRPVIENEFDDKLENIYSEFTEKPLAAASIAQVHLARLNSGKQVVVKVQRPGIERLIDLDLKILKDLANFIDNHTQYGKLYDFSKMVKEFENTLKNELDFRVEGENAETFQINFSSDKDISVPSISWIHTTRRVLTMDYIDGIRLSDFDALEKAGIDRKLIAKKLAASIFNQILRDGFFHGDPHPGNIMVLPDNTIVFLDLGMVGKLSEERKLQFLRILIGIASKNSKLIIEALMELNALSTRINTNKLEKEFDAIRNNYFAHELNKIKIGELLNEIFRIAFSYKIMLPPEFTMLAKSLITMEGLVERLDPQLSVLEIAEPIAKKLAFAALSPEYFAKVLFKGITDYSSLIKKLPDFILSLIKKIEDEDFTLYFKIQDIEKIMRKIDRISHRISFSIILLAVSIIIAGIIIGSGMSAHTGAEVYQLNIVLLKIGLVVAGIITISLIISVFRSGNF; the protein is encoded by the coding sequence TTGACAATTAATCGATATGAACATCTGAAAAGGTATCAAGAGATAATTGCAGTCTTTGCCGGCCATGGTTTTAGCGCTTTTATTGACCAACTAGGCCTTTTGAGGTACCTGAAGATCAAAAAACGAATAATAAGAACCGAAACAGAAAATAAGTATGCAAAACTTTCTATAGGTGAGAGATTAAGATTGGCATTAGAGGAATTGGGGCCGACTTTTATCAAACTCGGACAGGTAATCAGTACAAGACCCGATCTTTTCTCTAAAGAAATTATAAATGAACTGGAAAAATTGCAGGATGCCGTACAACCCTTGTCTTTTACAGATATCAGGCCGGTAATAGAGAATGAGTTTGATGACAAATTGGAAAATATCTATAGCGAGTTCACTGAAAAACCTTTGGCTGCAGCATCCATAGCCCAGGTTCATCTTGCCAGATTAAATTCAGGTAAACAAGTAGTAGTTAAAGTTCAGAGGCCGGGAATAGAAAGATTGATAGATTTGGATTTAAAGATTCTAAAAGACCTGGCCAATTTTATTGACAACCATACTCAATATGGTAAGCTCTATGACTTCAGTAAAATGGTTAAAGAATTTGAAAATACTTTAAAAAATGAATTGGATTTTAGAGTAGAAGGAGAAAACGCAGAAACTTTTCAAATAAATTTCTCTAGTGACAAGGATATTTCAGTACCGTCAATCAGTTGGATTCATACAACAAGACGTGTTCTGACCATGGATTATATCGACGGGATACGGCTATCTGATTTTGATGCGTTAGAAAAAGCGGGGATTGACCGTAAGCTGATAGCCAAGAAGCTTGCTGCGTCAATATTTAATCAGATATTAAGAGACGGCTTCTTTCACGGCGATCCCCACCCGGGAAATATTATGGTTTTACCTGACAATACCATCGTCTTTTTAGATTTAGGTATGGTAGGAAAATTAAGCGAAGAACGTAAACTCCAGTTTCTAAGGATATTAATTGGTATTGCCTCCAAAAACAGCAAGTTAATTATTGAAGCCTTGATGGAGCTGAATGCTTTATCAACCAGGATTAATACAAATAAACTTGAAAAAGAATTTGATGCAATAAGAAATAATTATTTTGCCCATGAGCTTAACAAGATAAAAATTGGTGAATTGTTGAATGAGATTTTCAGAATAGCCTTTTCCTACAAAATTATGCTTCCCCCCGAATTTACAATGCTGGCAAAATCACTAATTACTATGGAAGGATTGGTAGAAAGACTTGACCCCCAGCTCAGCGTTTTAGAAATTGCGGAACCAATCGCTAAAAAATTAGCTTTTGCTGCCTTGTCGCCGGAATACTTTGCAAAAGTATTATTTAAAGGAATAACTGATTATAGCAGTTTAATAAAAAAATTACCTGATTTTATCCTTAGCCTTATCAAGAAAATAGAAGATGAGGATTTCACACTCTATTTTAAGATTCAAGATATTGAAAAGATAATGAGAAAAATAGATAGAATATCCCATCGAATTTCCTTTAGCATTATACTTTTGGCGGTAAGTATAATTATTGCCGGAATTATTATCGGCTCTGGAATGAGTGCCCATACCGGAGCAGAAGTCTATCAATTAAATATAGTTCTTTTAAAAATAGGATTAGTTGTAGCCGGAATAATAACAATAAGTCTTATCATATCAGTCTTTCGTTCAGGAAATTTTTAG
- the fabK gene encoding enoyl-[acyl-carrier-protein] reductase FabK: MFKTEICKMLEIEYPIIQGGMAWVATAELAAAVSEAGGLGIIGAGSAPPQVVREEIRKVKKLTEKSFGVNVYYMSPYVEELINIVIAEEVKVITTGAGNPGKHIPKLKEAGIKVFPVVASVALAKRLARTGVDGLIAEGMECGGHVGEITTMALVPQIVDAVDLPVLAAGGIYDGRGIIAALSLGAVGVQMGTRFVCAAECTVHNNYKKAIIEAKDRDTVLTGYKGHQVRVIKNKLSRRFAELADNNAEQGEFEKLGEGRLRAAVVEGDIETGSVMAGQIAAMVSREQPAREIIAELVEDVEKVLKYLKGL, from the coding sequence ATGTTTAAGACGGAAATATGTAAGATGTTAGAAATTGAATATCCCATTATTCAAGGGGGAATGGCGTGGGTCGCAACAGCTGAATTGGCTGCCGCTGTTTCTGAGGCTGGAGGCCTGGGGATAATTGGTGCAGGAAGTGCCCCGCCCCAAGTGGTAAGAGAGGAAATAAGAAAAGTAAAAAAGCTCACGGAAAAGTCTTTCGGTGTAAATGTTTATTATATGTCGCCTTATGTGGAAGAACTCATAAATATAGTCATTGCTGAAGAAGTTAAAGTAATAACGACAGGAGCGGGAAACCCCGGTAAACATATACCAAAATTAAAAGAAGCGGGAATAAAAGTATTTCCTGTGGTTGCCTCGGTAGCTTTAGCTAAAAGATTGGCAAGAACAGGGGTTGACGGACTAATTGCTGAAGGTATGGAGTGTGGTGGCCATGTTGGAGAAATTACTACAATGGCTCTGGTGCCACAAATTGTGGATGCCGTAGACTTACCCGTCCTAGCTGCCGGAGGAATTTATGACGGAAGGGGAATTATCGCCGCTTTAAGTCTCGGAGCTGTAGGTGTACAAATGGGAACCAGATTTGTTTGTGCTGCAGAATGTACGGTTCATAATAATTATAAAAAAGCAATTATTGAAGCCAAAGACCGTGATACGGTATTAACCGGCTATAAAGGACATCAAGTAAGGGTAATTAAAAATAAGCTGAGCCGCCGTTTTGCAGAATTGGCCGATAACAATGCAGAACAGGGTGAATTTGAAAAATTAGGGGAAGGCAGATTAAGGGCAGCAGTCGTTGAAGGTGATATAGAAACAGGATCGGTAATGGCAGGTCAAATAGCGGCAATGGTCAGTAGAGAACAACCGGCCCGCGAAATAATTGCAGAACTAGTAGAAGATGTGGAGAAAGTATTAAAATATCTTAAAGGTCTCTAG
- a CDS encoding beta-ketoacyl-ACP synthase III has translation MLNNVGIIGYGYFLPELVVSNSEIAKHIGKTANWIEERTGIRERRKAEYNISTSDIAVKAAVSALDKANTKAGDIDLIIVATTTPDMIFPSTACLVQSRIAACNAAAFDISAACSGFMYGLDIAVSYIASGRYKKILLIGADTYSKIVNYKDPQTSILFGDGAGAVVIGEVPKGFGVITSFLGADGSGGDSIKVPAGGTKMPLTHELLDQKSNTIIMNGREVYQFAVKIIDQIINQAVHLSGVTIEDISLIIPHQANKRILQSVADRLKLPPQKLYCNIEYYGNMSSASIPVALSEACIEKQINKGDLILLIGFGAGLTWGASLMKWYS, from the coding sequence ATATTGAATAATGTTGGAATTATAGGATACGGATATTTTCTGCCTGAATTGGTTGTAAGCAATTCTGAAATTGCTAAGCATATTGGTAAAACAGCAAACTGGATAGAAGAGAGAACAGGAATAAGGGAAAGAAGAAAAGCAGAATATAACATTAGTACTTCAGACATAGCTGTAAAAGCGGCAGTATCGGCACTTGACAAGGCAAATACAAAAGCTGGGGATATTGACTTAATTATAGTTGCTACAACTACACCAGACATGATATTTCCCTCCACTGCGTGTTTAGTTCAAAGTCGAATAGCCGCTTGTAATGCGGCAGCCTTTGACATTAGCGCAGCCTGCAGCGGTTTTATGTACGGTTTAGATATAGCTGTTAGCTATATTGCATCCGGAAGATATAAAAAAATATTATTAATTGGCGCTGACACTTATTCTAAAATTGTAAATTACAAGGACCCACAGACCAGCATCTTATTTGGTGACGGGGCAGGGGCGGTTGTTATTGGGGAAGTACCCAAGGGGTTCGGGGTCATAACCAGCTTTTTAGGCGCAGACGGTTCCGGAGGGGATTCCATAAAAGTTCCTGCTGGGGGCACAAAAATGCCCCTTACACATGAACTATTAGATCAAAAGAGTAACACAATAATCATGAACGGCAGGGAAGTGTATCAATTTGCAGTTAAAATTATTGATCAGATAATTAATCAGGCTGTACATCTTTCAGGGGTAACTATAGAAGATATAAGTTTAATAATTCCTCATCAAGCCAATAAGAGGATTCTTCAGTCTGTTGCAGACCGACTAAAATTACCTCCCCAAAAACTATACTGTAATATTGAATATTATGGAAATATGTCTTCGGCCTCTATTCCTGTTGCATTGTCTGAAGCCTGTATCGAAAAACAAATAAATAAAGGTGATTTAATATTACTCATTGGTTTTGGAGCGGGGTTAACTTGGGGAGCCAGTTTAATGAAATGGTATAGCTAA
- a CDS encoding transposase, translated as MYIRQECLLSFEEILKLQPKAKLELVLSQIDLSELKLALKKSRFGPKGYESYPMVYALVAMQIEQIKTIKMLVKRLKQDPVFRYCCCFAVCGKIPSESTFSRFLSKISESEDLKEVFRRLVTRAKELNIVDGEIIAIDATKMDSFESPKPKNKLANDGQTPNWGSKQDTNGNQIKWFGWKLHILSDTKSELPLEISVTPANIYDGTAALPLIKEFTSSYGNIFKPKYYVMDSGYDFNYIYEDIVNVYQAKPIIAYNPRGSKSPPEGLDDDLYPVCSAGYKMVYWGMDGDYIKLRCPHICGKVNCIHGSNWCSSSNYGYIRKINFKKNPRFYCYPLRGTEKWKQIYNHRTAVERCNSRLKEYINLENIRSKGIKKALMHCLLNCIALIAGTIAVNSVQSNIKVA; from the coding sequence ATGTATATTCGACAAGAATGCTTATTATCCTTTGAAGAAATTTTAAAGCTCCAACCAAAAGCTAAACTGGAATTAGTATTATCACAAATTGACCTGAGTGAGCTTAAGCTAGCCTTAAAGAAAAGTAGGTTTGGTCCAAAAGGCTATGAATCGTATCCAATGGTTTATGCTTTAGTAGCAATGCAAATTGAGCAGATCAAAACAATAAAAATGCTGGTAAAAAGGTTGAAGCAAGATCCTGTATTTCGTTACTGCTGTTGCTTTGCTGTGTGTGGCAAAATACCTTCGGAATCCACATTTAGCAGGTTCTTAAGCAAGATTTCAGAATCCGAAGATCTTAAAGAAGTTTTTCGGAGATTGGTTACAAGAGCAAAAGAGTTAAATATTGTAGACGGTGAAATCATCGCCATAGATGCAACCAAAATGGATTCCTTTGAAAGTCCAAAACCCAAAAATAAACTTGCTAATGACGGACAAACGCCAAACTGGGGCTCAAAGCAGGATACTAACGGCAATCAAATTAAATGGTTTGGTTGGAAACTGCATATTTTAAGTGACACAAAAAGTGAATTGCCGTTGGAAATATCAGTTACCCCAGCTAACATATACGATGGAACGGCTGCCTTACCCTTGATTAAGGAGTTCACTTCTAGCTATGGTAACATTTTTAAGCCTAAATATTATGTTATGGACTCTGGCTATGATTTTAACTACATCTACGAAGATATAGTAAATGTTTACCAAGCCAAACCAATAATAGCCTACAACCCAAGAGGAAGCAAAAGTCCTCCTGAAGGTCTGGATGATGATTTATACCCCGTTTGCTCTGCTGGTTATAAAATGGTTTATTGGGGTATGGACGGAGACTATATCAAGCTAAGATGCCCCCATATATGTGGCAAAGTAAATTGCATTCATGGCTCTAATTGGTGTTCTAGCTCAAACTATGGTTATATTAGAAAGATCAATTTCAAAAAGAATCCAAGGTTTTACTGTTATCCTCTTAGGGGGACAGAAAAATGGAAACAAATTTATAACCATAGAACAGCCGTTGAACGATGTAACAGTAGACTTAAAGAATACATAAATCTTGAGAACATCCGATCCAAAGGGATCAAAAAAGCATTAATGCATTGTCTTTTAAACTGTATCGCTCTCATAGCTGGGACAATAGCAGTAAATTCAGTTCAAAGCAACATTAAAGTGGCATGA
- a CDS encoding IS110 family transposase has translation MTNLFIGIDVSMKDFKVQFMDDHGETVSKRKRFLNDQPGMDSLVELIMDIRQSKNTNRIVVGLESTSVYSWHLQMGLATDHRLSPYHCQVYSFNPKVVANFKKAYVDLPKDDWTDAWVIADRLRFGRLPESCQVDFRYLPLQRLTRFRYHLMQTITREKNYFLTNLFLKFNTLQQNEVFSNLFGATSEAVLNEFLSPDEVAARPLDELIDFLMEKGHQHFSNPKATAEALKNAARNAHRLKGNLMEPVNLILATSLETIRCLEKQVKTIDKAIAKELDHFKHTLGSVPGLGPVMCAGLIAEIGDIYRFNNDSALAKYAGLTWRGYQSGEFEADEAPLTKTGNSYLRYYFVQAANLVRQFEPEYRLFYNRKYRESKTHHHRRALVLTARKLVRMVDALLRSNQLYMPQGQRSDLA, from the coding sequence GTGACGAATCTTTTTATCGGTATTGATGTCAGTATGAAAGACTTCAAAGTCCAGTTTATGGATGACCATGGTGAAACTGTTTCTAAACGTAAAAGGTTTCTTAATGATCAACCGGGTATGGATTCCTTGGTTGAACTCATCATGGATATTCGTCAATCCAAAAATACCAATCGTATTGTTGTTGGTCTAGAATCAACCTCTGTATATAGCTGGCACCTGCAAATGGGACTGGCCACCGATCACCGTTTATCTCCCTATCACTGCCAAGTTTATTCCTTTAACCCAAAGGTAGTGGCTAACTTTAAAAAAGCTTATGTTGATCTTCCTAAGGATGACTGGACGGACGCCTGGGTTATTGCTGACCGGCTACGTTTTGGCCGACTGCCGGAAAGTTGCCAAGTCGATTTTAGGTATTTACCGTTACAACGTTTAACCCGTTTCCGATATCATCTGATGCAAACTATTACTAGGGAAAAAAATTATTTCCTAACAAATTTATTCCTCAAATTCAACACCCTTCAGCAAAACGAGGTTTTTAGTAATCTATTTGGAGCAACATCGGAAGCTGTGCTTAATGAGTTCCTTTCCCCAGATGAAGTTGCGGCTAGACCGCTGGATGAATTAATTGATTTTTTGATGGAGAAAGGACATCAGCATTTTTCTAATCCTAAGGCCACTGCTGAAGCACTTAAAAACGCTGCCCGTAATGCTCACAGACTTAAGGGTAACCTTATGGAACCGGTTAACTTAATCCTTGCTACTAGCTTAGAAACTATCAGGTGCTTAGAGAAACAAGTTAAAACAATCGATAAAGCTATTGCTAAGGAACTAGATCATTTTAAACATACTCTTGGTTCAGTACCCGGTCTTGGTCCGGTCATGTGTGCCGGATTAATTGCTGAGATCGGTGATATCTACCGTTTTAACAATGATTCAGCTCTGGCAAAGTACGCAGGTTTAACTTGGCGCGGTTATCAGTCTGGTGAATTTGAAGCTGATGAAGCCCCTCTTACCAAGACAGGAAACTCTTATTTACGTTATTATTTTGTACAAGCAGCCAACCTTGTTCGGCAATTTGAACCGGAATATCGTTTGTTCTACAACCGAAAGTATCGGGAAAGCAAAACTCATCATCATCGCCGTGCATTGGTTCTCACAGCACGTAAATTAGTGCGTATGGTTGATGCTCTGCTGCGCAGCAACCAACTTTACATGCCCCAGGGGCAAAGGAGTGATTTAGCTTAA
- a CDS encoding TetR/AcrR family transcriptional regulator has product MKQDAETKNQSEKILLAAFHCISSKGYANVSLRDIANEAGVVLSQLNYYFKNKEGLFTEVIKLMAQKYLREVEQCLQKGDAPRDKISSLIKYFREMLKSNPALFRMLYDLTGLALWSSALKDLLCSLFKGLSDLIEKHILHDILMRGNLEGYSPKSIARMILGAMLGTAIQVILDSEEENLPEALNAVEIIFEESLA; this is encoded by the coding sequence GTGAAGCAAGACGCAGAAACAAAGAATCAGTCGGAAAAAATCTTGCTGGCAGCCTTTCACTGCATATCATCAAAAGGTTACGCCAATGTTTCCCTAAGAGATATTGCGAATGAAGCAGGTGTAGTTTTAAGCCAACTAAATTATTACTTCAAGAATAAAGAAGGGTTGTTTACAGAAGTTATTAAGCTGATGGCACAAAAATATTTAAGGGAAGTAGAGCAATGTTTACAGAAAGGGGATGCCCCTAGAGATAAAATTTCTTCTTTAATCAAATATTTTCGGGAAATGCTAAAAAGTAATCCTGCACTTTTTCGCATGCTCTATGACTTAACAGGTTTAGCCCTCTGGTCTTCTGCTCTAAAAGATCTTCTATGCAGCCTTTTTAAAGGCCTATCGGATTTGATTGAAAAACACATTTTACATGATATCCTAATGAGGGGGAATTTAGAGGGATATTCTCCCAAGTCTATAGCTAGAATGATTCTTGGTGCAATGCTGGGAACTGCCATACAGGTAATTTTGGACTCCGAGGAAGAAAACTTGCCTGAAGCATTAAATGCGGTAGAAATAATATTCGAAGAAAGTTTAGCTTAA